A single window of Gimesia chilikensis DNA harbors:
- a CDS encoding MlaD family protein: MTDRQIQFRVGLFVISALLTGAGMIFQFGQLENLWKKKYTIAMRFESISGVHRGTPVVRHGIRIGEVDKIITSDSKPGVVLLVKIDETQHLRKDASPQIVTSIMGDSKIVISPGVDKKFLEPGERLIGQASTDPMEVVYRMEQQVSKTLSAFTETSQEWGKLAGNMNRLLETKEGNIDVVVERAATSLEEFSQAMRQMNAMMKNVNMLVADPQQQENLKRSLAAMPAMIESTQRTISSVEVAVQKAGQNLDNLSRVTDPLAKHSQSMVVKLDRSLSRLDAMMAELNSFTRALNQGDGSLKKFISDPDLYRNMNRSAGSLTVLLNNLEPIARDIRIFSDRIARHPEILGVSGAMKGSSGIKESGEQPSRVRQSGYSFPATKQP, encoded by the coding sequence ATGACGGATCGCCAGATACAATTTCGAGTAGGACTGTTCGTGATTTCTGCACTGCTGACCGGTGCGGGGATGATCTTTCAGTTCGGCCAGCTGGAAAACCTCTGGAAGAAGAAATACACCATCGCGATGCGGTTCGAGTCGATTTCCGGCGTGCACCGTGGAACGCCCGTTGTACGGCACGGCATCCGCATTGGTGAAGTCGATAAGATCATTACCAGCGACAGCAAGCCGGGTGTGGTGCTGCTGGTCAAGATCGATGAAACACAGCACCTGCGAAAAGATGCCAGCCCACAGATCGTGACGAGCATCATGGGGGATTCGAAGATCGTGATCTCCCCCGGTGTCGATAAGAAGTTCCTGGAACCGGGCGAGCGGCTGATTGGCCAGGCTTCGACGGACCCGATGGAAGTTGTCTATCGGATGGAACAACAGGTGAGCAAGACGTTGTCCGCCTTCACCGAGACCAGCCAGGAATGGGGCAAGCTGGCGGGGAACATGAACCGACTGCTGGAAACCAAAGAAGGCAATATAGATGTCGTGGTCGAACGGGCGGCGACATCGCTGGAGGAATTCTCGCAGGCGATGCGGCAGATGAACGCGATGATGAAGAATGTGAATATGCTCGTCGCCGATCCCCAGCAGCAGGAGAATCTGAAACGTTCGCTGGCTGCGATGCCGGCGATGATCGAGAGTACTCAGCGGACTATCTCGTCCGTCGAAGTCGCGGTCCAGAAAGCAGGACAGAACCTGGATAACCTGTCGCGGGTCACCGATCCGCTGGCCAAGCACAGCCAGTCAATGGTGGTTAAGCTCGACCGGAGCCTGTCGCGTCTGGATGCCATGATGGCCGAGCTGAATTCATTCACGCGGGCCTTGAACCAGGGAGACGGATCGCTCAAGAAATTCATCTCCGATCCGGACCTGTATCGGAATATGAACCGGTCGGCCGGTTCGCTGACAGTCCTGTTGAACAACCTCGAACCGATCGCGCGGGATATCCGCATCTTCAGCGACCGGATTGCCCGCCACCCGGAAATTCTGGGAGTGAGCGGGGCGATGAAGGGGAGTTCAGGCATCAAGGAGTCTGGCGAACAACCCTCGCGGGTCAGGCAGTCGGGGTATTCGTTCCCTGCTACGAAACAGCCCTGA
- a CDS encoding ABC transporter ATP-binding protein, translating to MNERKSDPDYVVELRNVSRRFGVHDVLRDITFGVRRGETLVVIGESGCGKSVTMKMIMSLLEPTAGDVLWHGRSIKDRSTRELHRDRLRIGYLFQGAALFDSLSVYENVAFGLKQNTKLKKAEIDQIVVERLREVGLSETICQKKPAQLSGGMKKRVGLARALAMTPEVMLYDEPTTGLDPVMTDVINELILQTRARRPVTSIVVTHDMSTVRKVADRIIMLYPLARLQPDEPQIVFEGTAEEAFQSSNPRVHQFVHGEAGDRLREMAEAG from the coding sequence ATGAATGAACGGAAATCAGATCCGGATTATGTTGTCGAACTGCGGAACGTCTCGCGGCGTTTCGGGGTGCATGACGTGTTGCGCGATATTACATTCGGTGTCCGACGCGGTGAGACACTGGTCGTGATCGGCGAGAGTGGTTGCGGTAAAAGCGTGACCATGAAAATGATCATGAGCCTGCTGGAACCGACGGCTGGTGACGTGCTCTGGCACGGGCGTTCGATCAAAGATCGCAGCACGCGAGAACTGCACCGCGACCGATTGCGGATCGGCTACCTGTTTCAGGGGGCGGCTTTGTTCGACAGTCTGTCGGTCTATGAGAATGTTGCCTTTGGGCTGAAGCAGAATACCAAGCTGAAGAAAGCGGAAATCGACCAGATTGTCGTCGAGCGGCTGCGGGAAGTCGGCCTGTCGGAAACCATCTGTCAGAAGAAGCCGGCCCAGTTGTCCGGCGGGATGAAAAAGCGGGTCGGGCTGGCGCGGGCGCTGGCCATGACTCCGGAAGTCATGCTGTATGATGAGCCCACGACCGGACTGGATCCGGTCATGACGGACGTGATTAACGAGTTGATTCTGCAGACGCGGGCCCGTCGGCCAGTAACGAGTATTGTGGTCACGCACGATATGAGTACGGTCAGAAAGGTCGCGGATCGGATCATCATGCTGTATCCACTGGCTCGACTGCAGCCCGATGAACCGCAGATTGTATTCGAAGGGACCGCGGAGGAAGCCTTTCAGTCCTCCAACCCCCGCGTGCATCAGTTCGTCCACGGTGAGGCCGGGGACCGACTGCGGGAGATGGCAGAAGCGGGTTAA
- a CDS encoding MlaE family ABC transporter permease, protein MSSASPSVPRDTIIHGLGRGVINLVCLLGDLFLFAWEMLGWIITRLPPRSNLWSCMYHIGIQSIPVILITGGFIGMVLAVQSYDQFKLMHLENQIGAVIAISLVEELGPVLAAIMLAGRVGTSMSAELGTMRVTEQIDALRALGADPIHYLVVPRFLACCLLIPLLTIIADAIGILGGWFFSTQILGVDSFYYWYYSKNFVFAYDVMGGIFKSFFFGAAISLISCHRGFHCGAGAEGVGKAATEAFVYSFIVIMILDFLLGVSIVNFYHFMQTVYPGVLR, encoded by the coding sequence ATGTCATCGGCTTCACCTTCGGTCCCGCGAGACACCATTATTCATGGCCTGGGACGCGGAGTGATCAATCTTGTCTGTCTGCTGGGCGACCTGTTCCTGTTTGCCTGGGAAATGCTGGGCTGGATCATCACCCGGCTGCCTCCCCGGAGTAATCTCTGGTCGTGCATGTATCACATCGGGATTCAGAGTATCCCCGTGATTCTGATTACGGGCGGCTTTATCGGCATGGTGCTCGCGGTGCAGTCTTACGATCAGTTTAAGCTGATGCATCTGGAGAACCAGATCGGTGCCGTGATCGCGATTTCGCTGGTCGAAGAACTCGGCCCCGTGCTGGCGGCCATCATGCTGGCGGGGCGTGTCGGAACTTCCATGTCTGCGGAACTGGGTACGATGCGGGTGACCGAACAGATCGACGCTTTACGTGCACTCGGTGCGGACCCGATTCACTACCTGGTGGTGCCCCGGTTCCTGGCCTGCTGTCTGCTGATTCCACTGCTGACTATCATCGCGGATGCGATCGGCATTCTGGGGGGCTGGTTTTTCAGCACCCAGATCCTGGGAGTCGATTCCTTTTACTACTGGTATTATTCGAAGAATTTTGTGTTCGCTTATGATGTCATGGGCGGAATTTTCAAGAGCTTCTTTTTTGGTGCCGCGATCTCATTGATCTCCTGTCACCGGGGCTTCCATTGCGGGGCTGGTGCGGAAGGGGTTGGTAAAGCGGCGACCGAAGCGTTTGTGTATTCCTTTATTGTGATCATGATTCTCGACTTCCTTCTGGGGGTTTCGATTGTCAACTTCTACCACTTCATGCAGACCGTGTATCCGGGTGTGCTCAGGTAG